One window of Panthera tigris isolate Pti1 chromosome C2, P.tigris_Pti1_mat1.1, whole genome shotgun sequence genomic DNA carries:
- the CC2H21orf62 gene encoding uncharacterized protein C21orf62 homolog: MAPPSGHSLLLTSALGILVLGCFTGGQRNSTLIFTKENTIRNCTCSADVRDCDYTLANLMCSCHTVLPSAIEQTSYDDRLTVWFTDASALGLLLNFTLVRDLKLSLCSPNTLPAEYLAICGLERLRVNTEARRPLPEQSLLIHDGRESEPGEKPARLPGGRHTCMCISFLDVALFNGNSSLKAYSIENVANTTNHFPHFSYFETFPILSNQSYVVTFIY, encoded by the coding sequence ATGGCCCCACCTTCTGGGCACAGCCTCCTGCTGACCAGCGCCCTGGGCATCCTTGTCCTGGGTTGCTTCACAGGAGGTCAGAGGAACAGCACTCTGATCTTCACGAAGGAAAACACCATTCGGAACTGCACTTGCTCCGCGGACGTCCGGGACTGTGACTACACTTTGGCCAACTTGATGTGCAGCTGCCACACCGTCCTGCCTTCCGCGATAGAGCAAACCAGCTACGATGACCGGCTGACCGTCTGGTTCACAGATGCATCTGCACTGGGCCTTCTGCTGAACTTCACGTTGGTCCGGGACCTGAAGCTTTCTCTGTGCAGCCCCAACACTCTCCCCGCCGAATACCTGGCTATCTGCGGTCTGGAGAGGCTTCGGGTCAACACCGAGGCCAGGCGGCCGTTGCCAGAGCAGAGCTTACTCATCCATGACGGCAGGGAAAGTGAACCCGGAGAGAAGCCCGCGCGGTTACCCGGAGGCCGGCATACGTGTATGTGTATCTCATTCTTAGATGTGGCGCTTTTCAACGGGAATTCATCCTTAAAAGCATACAGTATAGAAAACGTTGCCAACACCACCAACCATTTCCCCCACTTTTCTTACTTTGAAACCTTCCCAATTTTGAGCAACCAAAGCTATGTTGTCACGTTCATTTACTAA